A genome region from Streptomyces antimycoticus includes the following:
- a CDS encoding LacI family DNA-binding transcriptional regulator: protein MSKVTIADVARAAEVSTATVSNVLNGTGRVSEPTRARVKAVAGALGYGPASGGGRTLGLAVTAHGESAWDFASVPYFAQAISAATIAAHRRGYALMAMPSGPAEHMWRTLPAAGVVLVDSPPSDPVVRLLRARGLPLVFDGRPGELRARETWVDTDHEAMTRRVLEHLAGQGAERIALIAGPTQEYYTRASVTAYRRWCSSTGVRPCVVPFAEDGSEGPRLDALLTGDGRPDAVFGLYDPCGRQVLEAAARCGLSVPDDLMVVCSSEDPAYGRTTPPVSTVSLAPEQAGAAAVDALVSLVENPRHTPPPVVIETRLEVRSSSKRRSRRHT, encoded by the coding sequence GTGTCCAAGGTGACGATCGCGGACGTGGCACGCGCGGCGGAGGTGTCGACCGCGACGGTGTCCAACGTGCTCAACGGCACGGGCCGGGTCTCGGAGCCGACGCGGGCCCGGGTGAAGGCGGTGGCCGGTGCGCTCGGCTACGGTCCGGCGAGCGGCGGCGGGCGCACCCTGGGGCTCGCGGTGACCGCTCATGGTGAGAGTGCGTGGGACTTCGCGAGCGTGCCGTATTTCGCCCAGGCCATCAGCGCGGCCACCATCGCCGCCCATCGGCGTGGCTACGCGCTGATGGCGATGCCCTCGGGGCCCGCCGAGCACATGTGGCGCACCCTGCCGGCCGCCGGGGTGGTGCTGGTGGACAGTCCGCCCAGCGACCCCGTGGTGCGGCTGCTGCGCGCTCGCGGTCTGCCGTTGGTGTTCGACGGCCGTCCCGGCGAGCTGCGGGCGCGGGAGACCTGGGTCGACACCGACCACGAGGCCATGACCCGCCGCGTCCTGGAGCATCTGGCCGGGCAGGGCGCGGAGCGGATCGCGCTGATCGCCGGGCCCACGCAGGAGTACTACACCCGGGCGAGCGTGACGGCCTACCGGCGGTGGTGCTCGAGCACCGGTGTGCGGCCGTGTGTTGTCCCGTTCGCCGAGGACGGCTCCGAGGGGCCGCGGCTGGATGCCCTGTTGACCGGGGACGGCAGGCCGGACGCGGTGTTCGGCCTGTATGACCCCTGCGGCCGTCAGGTCCTTGAGGCGGCCGCGCGGTGCGGTCTTTCGGTGCCGGACGACCTGATGGTGGTGTGCAGCAGCGAGGATCCGGCGTACGGGCGCACCACCCCGCCCGTGTCGACGGTGTCGCTGGCCCCGGAGCAGGCCGGTGCGGCGGCCGTCGACGCACTGGTGAGCCTGGTGGAGAACCCGCGGCACACGCCGCCGCCCGTGGTGATCGAGACCCGTCTGGAGGTTCGGTCCTCCTCGAAGCGCCGGTCCCGCCGGCACACGTGA
- a CDS encoding helix-turn-helix domain-containing protein, with amino-acid sequence MESENRLGEYLRARRAMTAPPEVGFPDDPSRRVPGLRRDEVALLAGVSTDYYIRLEQGRERHPSEQVLQAIARALRLDDAAAAHLFRLGLPVLGPSVSSAATVGPELRRLMDGMHDVPAFVVGAAQDVLAANAMARELYRGFARYDNLLRMIFLDPFAQEFYGDWEKAAQTAVNNLRASSSRFPGDERIERVVGELSVRSPAFATLWARYEVRPRTHEDKHFRHPRVGELHLHFEALAVTSAPGQHLSVYSAEPGSASGDGLILLRRSAEQSAASAEQSTVSAEQSTVSAERSTTTQEGNLHS; translated from the coding sequence GTGGAAAGCGAGAACAGACTCGGTGAGTATCTGCGGGCCCGCCGCGCGATGACCGCACCGCCCGAGGTCGGATTCCCCGATGACCCTTCCCGCCGGGTTCCCGGTCTGCGGCGGGATGAGGTGGCGCTGCTCGCAGGTGTGAGCACGGACTACTACATCCGGCTCGAGCAGGGCCGTGAGCGGCACCCGTCCGAGCAGGTGCTCCAGGCGATCGCCCGGGCGCTCAGGCTCGACGACGCGGCGGCCGCGCATCTGTTCCGGCTCGGCCTGCCCGTCCTCGGACCGTCCGTGTCCTCGGCGGCGACCGTCGGCCCCGAGCTGCGGCGGCTGATGGACGGCATGCACGACGTGCCCGCCTTCGTCGTCGGCGCGGCCCAGGACGTCCTCGCCGCGAACGCGATGGCGCGGGAGCTGTACCGCGGTTTCGCCCGGTACGACAACCTGCTCCGGATGATCTTCCTTGATCCCTTCGCCCAGGAGTTCTACGGTGACTGGGAGAAGGCGGCGCAGACCGCGGTGAACAATCTGCGGGCGTCGTCGTCGCGGTTCCCGGGCGATGAGCGCATCGAACGCGTCGTCGGCGAGCTGAGCGTGCGCAGTCCCGCGTTCGCCACCTTGTGGGCCCGCTACGAGGTCCGCCCACGCACCCACGAGGACAAGCACTTCCGGCATCCGCGGGTCGGTGAACTCCATCTGCACTTCGAAGCGCTGGCCGTCACCAGCGCCCCGGGACAGCACCTGTCCGTCTACAGCGCGGAACCCGGCAGCGCCAGCGGCGATGGCCTGATCCTGCTGCGCCGGTCGGCCGAGCAGAGCGCCGCTTCCGCCGAGCAGAGCACCGTTTCCGCCGAGCAGAGCACCGTTTCCGCCGAACGGAGCACTACCACACAGGAAGGAAACCTCCACTCGTGA
- a CDS encoding aldo/keto reductase, whose product MTASLAHATGSFEIAGKEVARLGFGAMRLTGLGVWGEPDDREECLRVIRRAVELGVQLIDTADSYGPHVSEEIIREAIYPYPDDVLIATKAGLTRNGPDVIETDQGPVHLGPAAWPPVGRPEYLRQQAEMSLRRLGLDHIDLFQLHRVDPKVPLEDQVGELRALQDEGKIVAIGLSQVTVDQIEQARRIADIATVQNRYNLTDRGSADVLDHCTRHGIGFIPWAPVGAGRLTRPGGPVDRIASAHGATPSQVALAWLLARSGTMLPIPGTSKVAHLEDNLATAQLRLSGEEIDELTGAV is encoded by the coding sequence GTGACCGCATCCCTCGCCCACGCCACCGGCAGTTTCGAGATCGCCGGGAAGGAGGTCGCCCGTCTGGGCTTCGGTGCCATGCGACTCACCGGGCTCGGCGTATGGGGCGAACCCGACGACCGCGAGGAGTGCCTCCGCGTGATCCGCCGCGCCGTCGAACTCGGCGTCCAACTGATCGACACCGCCGACTCCTACGGGCCGCACGTCAGCGAGGAGATCATCCGGGAGGCCATCTACCCGTACCCGGACGACGTCCTCATCGCGACCAAGGCCGGTCTCACCCGCAACGGCCCCGACGTGATCGAGACCGATCAGGGACCGGTGCACCTGGGCCCCGCGGCATGGCCGCCGGTCGGGCGCCCGGAATACCTGCGCCAGCAGGCCGAGATGAGCCTGCGGCGCCTCGGCCTGGACCACATCGACCTGTTCCAGCTGCATCGCGTCGACCCGAAGGTCCCGCTGGAGGACCAGGTCGGTGAATTGAGGGCGCTCCAGGACGAAGGAAAGATCGTCGCGATCGGCCTGTCCCAGGTGACCGTCGACCAGATCGAGCAGGCCCGACGGATCGCCGACATCGCCACCGTCCAGAACCGCTACAACCTCACCGACCGCGGCTCCGCCGACGTGCTCGACCACTGCACCCGCCACGGCATCGGCTTCATCCCCTGGGCCCCGGTGGGCGCCGGCCGGCTCACCCGGCCCGGCGGACCGGTCGACCGCATCGCCTCCGCACACGGTGCCACCCCCTCCCAGGTCGCGCTCGCCTGGCTGCTGGCCCGGTCCGGGACCATGCTGCCCATCCCCGGCACCTCCAAGGTGGCCCATCTGGAGGACAACCTGGCCACGGCGCAACTGCGCCTGAGCGGCGAAGAGATCGACGAGCTCACCGGCGCCGTATGA
- a CDS encoding alpha/beta fold hydrolase, translating into MLLPCDEAGHGRAVVLLHARPTDRTMWRAHLPLLAEAGVRAIALDLPGHGAALVPDERVVAPWADVLDTLDHLGVDRFVLAGNSLGALVALQVAVTAPGRVAGLVLVGYRPHDQPPSPRLRWAWDIERTALDAGDIDTAVRAGVDAWTAADAPREARAHAARMLRDQLRSQLTHGEPARAADPLDEDPAALRTLRIPAVVGVGERDMPDFFHGGEHLARELGAGEVVVIPGAGHLAPLEQPAAFCELLVNVMKGERPR; encoded by the coding sequence ATGCTGCTGCCCTGTGACGAGGCGGGCCACGGGCGCGCCGTCGTCCTGCTCCACGCCCGGCCCACGGATCGCACCATGTGGCGGGCGCACCTTCCGCTGCTCGCCGAGGCCGGCGTCCGGGCGATCGCCCTGGACCTGCCCGGCCACGGTGCGGCGCTCGTGCCCGACGAGCGCGTGGTGGCACCCTGGGCGGACGTGCTCGACACGCTCGACCACCTCGGGGTCGACCGCTTCGTGCTGGCCGGGAACTCGCTCGGGGCGCTGGTGGCGCTCCAGGTGGCCGTCACGGCACCCGGCCGAGTGGCGGGCCTGGTCCTGGTGGGCTACCGCCCCCATGACCAACCCCCTTCCCCTCGCCTGCGGTGGGCGTGGGACATCGAGAGAACGGCACTGGACGCCGGCGACATCGACACCGCCGTACGGGCAGGGGTCGACGCCTGGACGGCGGCGGACGCACCCCGCGAAGCACGGGCCCACGCGGCCCGCATGCTGCGCGACCAGTTGCGGTCCCAGCTCACCCATGGCGAACCGGCGCGGGCGGCGGACCCGCTGGACGAGGACCCGGCCGCGTTGCGCACCCTCCGTATCCCGGCCGTGGTGGGCGTCGGCGAGCGCGACATGCCCGACTTCTTCCACGGGGGCGAGCATCTGGCGCGTGAGCTGGGCGCGGGTGAAGTGGTGGTCATCCCGGGCGCGGGACATCTCGCACCGCTGGAACAACCCGCGGCCTTCTGCGAACTGCTCGTCAACGTCATGAAGGGTGAGCGGCCGCGATGA
- a CDS encoding sensor histidine kinase, protein MKLSTRIALAVGVSVPLLVLASGWLLLHLVTDDLRVRQDSQLRARATVLAKNAKAYLEVAGSDRPVMEQARQRRLVNSARDVGVRLTAPGAPGGTITAGPQPDPFPSLPRGAPKPVTVTSGDTDWLALSLRIGAAKKGNSPPNLWLFSPDTAEEELALVRRRVVLGALVAAPLAGATTWVIATRAVLPLRRLQRRTSGLDPRTSAARLEHTPTRIAEVDDLAYTLQTVLARYDEQVERTGEALATARAFAATASHELRTPLMSMRTNIDILTDHPGLDPGDRAEVLEDLGREHARLLGLLVMLRALAQGDLVEADAFASLDLAELVDASVSDLRRTHAGAEVSVRTTTGLLVHGWEEGLRSAVDNLLTNAWVHGRAADGTARIEVTLRASRDPHDPAAVLTVDDYGPGIPPERREEVFQRFLRGPDSPGSGLGLTLVAQQIDLHRGRIAVLDRPDGRPGTRFEVRLPATDVRDVESTLLLLRRDWLTGRHQPAPTSETQV, encoded by the coding sequence GTGAAGCTGTCCACCCGTATCGCCCTCGCGGTCGGCGTGAGCGTGCCCCTGCTGGTGCTGGCCTCCGGCTGGCTGCTGCTGCATCTGGTCACCGATGACCTGCGTGTGCGCCAGGACTCCCAGTTGCGCGCCCGCGCGACGGTCCTCGCCAAGAACGCCAAGGCGTACCTGGAGGTGGCCGGGAGCGACCGCCCGGTCATGGAGCAGGCCCGGCAGCGGCGGCTGGTCAACTCCGCGCGGGACGTGGGCGTCCGGCTGACCGCGCCCGGGGCCCCCGGGGGCACGATCACGGCCGGTCCGCAGCCCGATCCGTTTCCCTCGCTGCCCCGCGGTGCGCCGAAGCCGGTCACCGTGACCTCCGGCGACACGGACTGGCTGGCCCTGTCGCTGCGTATCGGTGCCGCGAAGAAGGGCAACTCACCGCCGAATCTGTGGCTGTTCTCGCCGGACACCGCCGAGGAGGAGCTGGCGCTGGTGCGTCGGCGGGTCGTGCTCGGGGCGCTGGTTGCCGCGCCCCTGGCCGGGGCCACCACCTGGGTCATCGCCACCCGGGCGGTCCTGCCGCTGCGGCGGCTGCAGCGGCGTACCAGCGGCCTGGACCCCAGGACCAGCGCCGCGCGCCTGGAGCACACCCCGACCCGTATCGCCGAGGTCGACGACCTGGCGTACACGCTGCAGACGGTGCTCGCCCGCTACGACGAGCAGGTCGAACGCACCGGGGAGGCGCTGGCCACCGCCCGCGCCTTCGCCGCGACCGCGTCCCACGAGCTGCGCACCCCGCTGATGAGCATGCGCACCAACATCGACATCCTCACCGACCACCCCGGCCTGGATCCCGGCGACCGGGCGGAGGTGCTCGAGGACCTGGGGCGCGAACACGCCCGGCTGCTCGGGTTGCTCGTGATGCTCAGGGCACTCGCGCAGGGCGACCTGGTCGAGGCGGACGCGTTCGCGTCGCTGGACCTGGCGGAGCTGGTGGACGCGTCGGTCTCCGACCTGCGGCGCACCCACGCGGGCGCCGAGGTGTCCGTGCGCACCACCACCGGGCTGCTGGTGCACGGCTGGGAGGAGGGGCTGCGCTCGGCGGTGGACAACCTGCTGACCAACGCCTGGGTCCACGGCCGCGCCGCCGACGGTACCGCCCGCATCGAGGTCACCCTCCGCGCGTCCCGCGACCCGCATGACCCGGCCGCGGTGCTCACCGTGGACGACTACGGCCCCGGCATCCCTCCCGAGCGCCGCGAGGAGGTCTTCCAGCGGTTTCTGCGGGGCCCGGACAGCCCCGGCTCCGGCCTCGGCCTGACCCTGGTCGCCCAGCAGATCGACCTGCACCGGGGCCGGATCGCCGTGCTGGACCGGCCCGACGGACGGCCCGGGACACGCTTCGAGGTGCGGCTTCCGGCCACCGACGTCCGGGACGTGGAGAGCACCCTGCTGCTCCTGCGCCGGGACTGGCTGACCGGCCGCCACCAGCCGGCGCCCACCTCCGAAACCCAGGTGTGA
- a CDS encoding SDR family oxidoreductase, whose amino-acid sequence MRRGVAPYDIIATGRDTDRLADLAERGVLVRQADFADSAGLTEAFKGARKVLLVSTTTVGERFDNHTRAIDAAKRAGAQLIAYTSTLNAHSANMIFADAHSKTERYLHDSGVPWVVLRNGWYLDNYTSQVPLYLQTGAVPGSAGTGRVSAASRRDYAAAGATVLTSEGHAGSVYELGGDTAFTLTELAAALSTASGQGVVYHDLPVEQYRSALLGAGLPAEMAEVLSDSDLGLKRGELFTASSDLRRLIGRPTTTLADALTEALDS is encoded by the coding sequence GTGCGCCGCGGAGTGGCGCCGTACGACATCATCGCCACCGGGCGGGACACCGACCGGCTGGCCGATCTGGCCGAGCGGGGCGTCCTGGTGCGGCAGGCCGACTTCGCCGATTCCGCGGGCCTCACCGAGGCGTTCAAGGGTGCGCGGAAGGTCCTGCTCGTGTCGACGACCACCGTCGGCGAGCGGTTCGACAACCACACCCGTGCCATCGACGCGGCCAAGCGGGCCGGTGCCCAACTGATCGCCTACACCAGCACGCTCAACGCGCACTCCGCGAACATGATCTTCGCCGACGCCCACTCGAAGACCGAGCGGTATCTGCACGACAGCGGCGTGCCCTGGGTCGTGCTGCGCAACGGCTGGTACCTGGACAACTACACGTCCCAGGTCCCGCTCTATCTGCAGACCGGAGCCGTGCCCGGCAGTGCCGGTACCGGCCGGGTCAGCGCCGCCTCGCGACGCGACTACGCGGCGGCCGGGGCCACCGTTCTGACCTCCGAAGGCCACGCCGGATCCGTGTACGAACTGGGCGGGGACACCGCCTTCACCCTCACGGAGCTGGCCGCCGCGCTGTCCACCGCCTCGGGCCAGGGGGTCGTCTACCACGACCTCCCCGTCGAGCAGTACCGGAGTGCGCTGCTCGGCGCCGGGCTGCCCGCCGAAATGGCCGAGGTCCTCTCCGACTCGGACCTCGGGCTCAAGCGCGGCGAGCTCTTCACCGCCTCCTCGGACCTGCGCCGCCTGATCGGTCGGCCCACGACCACCCTGGCCGACGCACTCACCGAGGCTCTCGACTCCTGA
- a CDS encoding winged helix-turn-helix transcriptional regulator: MLVLGELANSGAKRYTALRRRLDGVSEKMLTQTLRALERDGLVRRTIHPEIPPRVEYELTELGVTLRGPLLALTDWSMRHMNEVLEARAAYDQGKEAAHESAS; this comes from the coding sequence GTGCTCGTCCTCGGTGAACTGGCGAATTCCGGCGCCAAGCGGTACACCGCGCTGCGCAGAAGGCTGGACGGGGTGAGCGAGAAGATGCTCACGCAGACGCTGCGCGCCCTGGAGCGGGACGGTCTGGTCCGTCGGACCATCCATCCGGAGATCCCGCCCCGGGTCGAGTACGAGCTCACCGAACTGGGCGTGACCCTGCGCGGGCCGCTGCTGGCGCTGACGGACTGGTCGATGCGTCACATGAACGAGGTACTGGAGGCGCGGGCCGCTTACGACCAGGGCAAGGAAGCCGCGCACGAGTCGGCGAGCTGA
- a CDS encoding HAD family hydrolase, which yields MARPIAALFDIDETLVHTGGSGKRSWAWAFDRLHGVAADIGDHTSAGETDPQVGRKTFRAVLGREPSHDEMARLYAAYLWHLSEDIRASEGYRVLDGVEDTLRRITDAGIILGLISGAMEGAARIKMEPGQLGRYFVFGAYGSDSPDRAEITRLAMAKAARLHGHDLGRSDVYVVGDTPRDIEAARAANATAVGVASGHYTAEELRAAEADHVLTSLTEPFPHI from the coding sequence ATGGCCCGACCGATAGCAGCGCTCTTCGACATCGACGAAACGCTGGTGCACACCGGAGGCTCGGGAAAACGGAGTTGGGCCTGGGCGTTCGACCGGTTGCACGGTGTGGCCGCCGATATCGGGGACCACACGTCGGCCGGGGAGACGGATCCGCAGGTCGGCCGGAAGACCTTCCGGGCCGTGCTCGGCCGCGAGCCCAGTCACGATGAGATGGCCCGCCTCTACGCCGCGTATCTGTGGCATCTGTCGGAGGACATCCGGGCGTCGGAGGGGTATCGCGTCCTGGACGGTGTCGAGGACACCCTGCGGCGGATCACGGACGCGGGGATCATCCTCGGGCTGATCTCCGGCGCGATGGAGGGCGCGGCCAGGATCAAGATGGAACCGGGCCAACTGGGCCGCTATTTCGTCTTCGGCGCCTACGGCTCGGACTCCCCGGACCGGGCGGAGATCACCCGCCTGGCGATGGCCAAGGCCGCCCGGCTGCACGGACACGATCTGGGCCGCTCCGACGTCTACGTGGTCGGGGACACCCCGCGCGACATCGAGGCCGCGCGCGCGGCGAACGCGACCGCGGTCGGGGTCGCCAGCGGCCACTACACCGCCGAGGAGCTGCGGGCCGCCGAGGCCGACCACGTACTCACCTCGCTGACCGAACCGTTCCCGCACATCTGA
- a CDS encoding FAD-dependent oxidoreductase, which translates to MGTTNRRLQADLLVIGFGKGGKTVAATLGKLGRRVVMVERSAKMYGGTCPNVGCVPTKALVHHSRKRRPEDAPQEWYERSVAEVQALTKAFRGENYEALDGMDTVTVLTGAAAFTDPHTVRVECADGPMTITAETILINTGSEPIVLDIPGLRSSQYTVTSTDLIDTTILPGRLAIIGGGYLGMEFASIYRRFGSEVTVLEAAPKVFGLVDDDVAAVAESILVDEGIEIVTGANTMEVRDGESSATVVYEKDGRQHTLEADAVLAATGRAPVIGDLALEAAGVRTTERGAVEVDEHLRTSRPHIFALGDVNGGPEFTYVSLDDSRIVLDQLLGEGKRSTDDRVAIPHTVFITPPLATVGLTEKQARAAGHQVRIASQPVAEIAAMPRAYIVEDTRGMMKFVLDAETDEILGAALLSVDAQEIINTVALAMRHGIRAAELRNAVYTHPTSTEAFNGVLATIVRSDT; encoded by the coding sequence ATGGGCACCACGAACCGACGCCTTCAAGCCGACCTGCTCGTGATCGGTTTTGGCAAGGGCGGCAAGACGGTGGCCGCGACGCTGGGCAAGCTCGGACGGCGCGTGGTGATGGTCGAGCGGTCGGCGAAGATGTACGGCGGCACCTGCCCGAACGTCGGCTGTGTGCCGACCAAGGCACTGGTCCACCACTCCCGCAAGCGCCGCCCGGAGGACGCCCCACAGGAGTGGTACGAGCGCTCCGTCGCCGAGGTGCAGGCGCTGACCAAGGCGTTCCGCGGCGAGAACTACGAGGCGCTGGACGGCATGGACACCGTCACGGTGCTCACCGGAGCCGCGGCGTTCACCGATCCGCACACCGTGCGGGTCGAGTGCGCCGACGGACCCATGACGATCACCGCCGAGACGATCCTGATCAACACCGGATCGGAGCCGATCGTTCTCGACATCCCCGGCCTGCGGTCCAGCCAGTACACCGTGACCAGCACCGACCTGATCGACACGACCATCCTCCCGGGACGGCTGGCGATCATCGGCGGCGGCTACCTCGGGATGGAATTCGCCTCCATCTACCGGCGGTTCGGCTCGGAGGTCACCGTGCTCGAGGCGGCCCCGAAGGTCTTCGGCCTGGTGGACGACGACGTTGCCGCCGTCGCCGAGAGCATCCTGGTGGACGAGGGCATCGAGATCGTGACCGGGGCGAACACCATGGAAGTCCGGGACGGCGAAAGCTCGGCGACCGTCGTCTACGAAAAGGACGGCCGACAGCACACTCTGGAGGCCGACGCGGTCCTGGCCGCCACCGGCCGCGCACCGGTCATCGGCGATCTGGCGCTGGAGGCCGCCGGGGTGCGCACCACCGAGCGCGGGGCGGTCGAGGTCGATGAACACCTGCGCACCAGCCGGCCGCATATCTTCGCCCTCGGAGATGTCAACGGCGGGCCGGAGTTCACCTATGTCTCCCTCGACGACAGCCGTATCGTCCTCGACCAGCTCCTCGGCGAGGGCAAGCGCTCCACCGACGACCGGGTCGCCATCCCGCACACCGTCTTCATCACCCCGCCACTGGCCACCGTCGGGCTCACCGAGAAACAGGCCCGGGCCGCGGGGCACCAGGTGAGGATCGCGAGCCAGCCGGTCGCCGAGATCGCCGCCATGCCGCGTGCGTACATCGTCGAGGACACCCGCGGGATGATGAAGTTCGTGCTCGACGCCGAGACCGACGAGATCCTGGGCGCCGCGCTGCTCAGCGTGGACGCGCAGGAAATCATCAACACCGTCGCGCTCGCCATGCGGCACGGCATCAGGGCGGCCGAGCTCCGCAACGCCGTCTACACCCACCCCACCTCCACCGAAGCCTTCAACGGCGTCCTCGCGACCATCGTCCGATCCGACACCTGA
- the tkt gene encoding transketolase, with protein MTDLDTLSVNTIRGLCMDAVQKANSGHPGTPMGMAPVAYTLWQRFLRFDPADPIWPNRDRFVLSEGHASALLWSLLYLTGVRTVDPEYEVLGRPAVTLDDLKSFRQLDSRCPGHPEYRWTSGVETTTGPLGQGVATSVGMAIAGRWLGARFNRPDFPLFDFDVYALAGDGCMMEGVASEAASLAGHLRLSNLCWIYDSNKVTIEGHTDITFTEDVAARFLAYGWNVTTIADANDLDRISRAFHTFRAEAARPTLILVHSHIGYGSPVEDSPKAHGAPFGPEGVKATKRALGLPPDADFHIPDGVPDWFARGIGARGAELRTGWEKMFDAYRTAYPDFADELERIQRRELPDDWESALPTFPADPKGLASRDSSGQVLNAVAKAVPWVLGGSADLTPSTKTRLTFGGAGDFQPGARSGRNLHFGVREHASAAVANGMALTKLRPYWSGFLIFSDYAKAAIRLSALMEIPTVHIFTHDSIGVGEDGPTHQPVEQLAGLRATPGLLVFRPADANEVVETWRVVAALRREPAALVLSRQPLPTLDRDRLAAASGVAWGAYVLADAPRGEPEVILLATGSEVALALAAHEELTAEGIASRVVSMPCWELFDRQPQEYRDQVLPPAVTRRVAVEEGSTFGWDRYVGDGGVIVGMDTFGASAPLKQLLTKFGFTPERVAHVARELVASG; from the coding sequence ATGACCGACCTGGACACACTGTCGGTGAACACGATCCGCGGACTGTGCATGGACGCGGTGCAAAAGGCGAATTCGGGGCACCCCGGAACGCCGATGGGGATGGCGCCCGTCGCGTACACGCTGTGGCAGCGGTTTCTGCGCTTCGACCCCGCCGATCCGATCTGGCCGAACCGCGACCGCTTCGTGCTCTCCGAGGGCCACGCCTCCGCTCTGCTCTGGTCGCTCCTGTACCTGACCGGTGTGCGCACGGTCGATCCCGAGTACGAGGTGCTGGGCCGTCCGGCGGTGACCCTCGACGATCTCAAGTCCTTCCGGCAGCTCGACTCGCGCTGCCCAGGACACCCCGAGTACCGGTGGACGAGCGGTGTCGAGACGACCACCGGCCCGCTCGGCCAGGGAGTCGCCACCTCCGTGGGCATGGCGATCGCCGGCCGGTGGCTGGGGGCGAGGTTCAACCGCCCGGACTTCCCGCTCTTCGACTTCGATGTGTACGCGCTCGCCGGGGACGGCTGCATGATGGAGGGCGTCGCCTCCGAGGCGGCCTCGCTGGCCGGACACCTGCGGCTGTCCAACCTGTGCTGGATCTACGACTCCAACAAGGTCACCATCGAGGGCCACACCGACATCACCTTCACCGAGGACGTCGCCGCCCGCTTCCTGGCCTACGGCTGGAACGTGACCACCATCGCCGACGCCAACGACCTCGACCGGATCAGCCGCGCCTTCCACACCTTCCGGGCCGAGGCCGCGCGCCCGACCCTGATTCTCGTCCACAGCCACATCGGCTACGGCTCACCGGTCGAGGACTCGCCGAAGGCACACGGAGCGCCGTTCGGGCCGGAGGGGGTCAAAGCCACCAAGCGCGCACTCGGCCTGCCACCCGACGCCGACTTCCACATACCCGACGGTGTGCCCGACTGGTTCGCGCGGGGCATCGGCGCCCGGGGTGCCGAGTTGCGCACCGGCTGGGAGAAGATGTTCGACGCCTACCGCACTGCGTACCCCGATTTCGCGGACGAATTGGAGCGCATCCAGCGCCGTGAGCTCCCGGACGACTGGGAGAGCGCGCTGCCCACCTTCCCGGCCGATCCCAAGGGCCTGGCCAGCCGCGACTCGTCGGGTCAGGTGTTGAACGCCGTGGCCAAGGCGGTGCCCTGGGTCCTCGGCGGCTCCGCCGACCTCACCCCGTCGACCAAGACCCGGCTGACCTTCGGGGGAGCGGGCGACTTCCAGCCCGGTGCCCGGTCCGGGCGCAATCTGCACTTCGGCGTCCGGGAACACGCGTCCGCCGCCGTCGCCAACGGAATGGCGCTGACGAAGCTCCGCCCGTACTGGTCCGGGTTCCTGATCTTCTCCGACTACGCCAAGGCGGCCATCCGCCTCTCCGCGCTGATGGAGATCCCCACCGTGCACATCTTCACCCACGACTCCATCGGGGTCGGCGAGGACGGCCCCACCCACCAGCCCGTCGAGCAGCTCGCGGGGCTGCGCGCCACGCCCGGTCTGCTCGTCTTCCGCCCCGCCGACGCGAACGAGGTCGTCGAAACCTGGCGGGTGGTCGCCGCCCTCCGCCGGGAGCCGGCCGCGCTGGTCCTCTCCCGCCAGCCCCTGCCCACCCTGGACCGCGATCGGCTCGCGGCGGCCAGTGGTGTCGCCTGGGGTGCCTATGTGCTGGCGGACGCGCCTCGGGGGGAGCCCGAGGTGATCCTGCTCGCCACCGGCTCCGAGGTGGCGCTGGCCCTGGCCGCGCACGAGGAACTCACCGCCGAGGGCATCGCCTCTCGGGTGGTGAGCATGCCGTGCTGGGAGCTGTTCGACCGTCAGCCGCAGGAGTACCGCGACCAGGTGCTGCCACCCGCGGTGACACGAAGGGTCGCGGTGGAAGAGGGCTCCACCTTCGGCTGGGACCGGTACGTCGGTGACGGCGGGGTCATCGTCGGAATGGACACCTTCGGCGCCTCCGCACCCCTCAAACAACTGCTCACGAAGTTCGGATTCACCCCCGAGCGCGTCGCGCACGTGGCGCGCGAGCTGGTGGCTTCGGGCTGA